The Chitinibacter bivalviorum genomic interval ACGGGCTCCTTGGCTATGGCAAGACCAGCTTGGCAATGGCATCGAGCAAAATGGGCGGCTGAAAGGGTTTCACGACCCAAGCACGCGCACCTGCCGCTTTGCCCGCCGCTTTTTTGCTGTCGTCGGCCTCGGTGGTGAGCATAATGACGGGGGTAAATTTGTAGGCGGGTAGTTGCTTGAGCTGGCTGACAAAGGTGATGCCATCCATATTTGGCATATTCACATCGGACACAATCAAATTGAATTTTTGCCCATTGCATTTGCTCAGCGCATCTTTACCATCGCAAGCCTCAATGACGTCGTAGCCCGCATTTTTCAGCGCAATGCTCACTACCGTGCGCAAGCTCGAAGAATCATCGACGATTAGAATTGTTTTTGCCATGAGGCCTCCTTAAAAGAAATCAACCGAAGCTGCAGGGGTATTGCCCGTAGACGCAGATTGGCCATGGTGTAGGGCCTTTTGCTCCAGGGTGGTATAGGTGCGCTCTAGATCGCTGAGCCATTGCGAGCGATCGGGTAGCGTAAATTGCGCGCGGTTTAAATCCGATTGCAGCAGTTGCTCGTGCAATTTGTGCATATTGGCCAGAACATGGCCTTGAATCTGGCTGACGCGATCTTGGAATTGCAGATTTACCAAGACGTCTTCGACTTCGTGATTCACGGCGCGGCTTTCGGCTTCGAGCATGGCGACGTTGTCGTTGAGTGCTGCGGCGGCGTGATGGAAGTTGGCAATCACGCCTTGAATCACCGATTCGGCGCTATGGATGATTTGATTTTCTTCTTGAGCCAAGTGACTGGTCATGTTGAGCGTGTTTTGCATCGCCTGATTGATCAGCTCGACCTTGGCGGTAATGTGTTTACCGGTGTCGCCCGATAGATTGGATAGTTTACGCACTTCATCGGCCACCACCGCAAAGCCACGGCCCGACTCGCCCGCCCGCGCGGCTTCGATCGCGGCATTGAGTGCCAGTAGATTGGTTTGATTGGCAATGGCGCTGACCGAGGTGGCCATTTGTTTGAGCTCGCCCGTGAAGCTGGCTAGGCCTTTGATTTCATTAATCATCGTCTCGCGTCCCTGCAAGGCTTGATTGAGCGAGTCGATAATGGCGCTTAACTCAGTTTTGGCATTGGCAATAATCTGCTGGATTTCGCTTTGGCCGCCATGGCCACCACTGGAAATACGCACGGCATTATTGAGCTGCTGATTAATGCCGCTAAAGCGGCTGGCCAGATTGCCGACCGCATTTTCGGTCTGTTGGCGTGAGGTTTCCAGATTGCGCTGCCACACTGGGATTACATCAACCAGCAGCCCTTGCCAGCGTTTGGCAAATTCATCCAGCGGGTTCGGTTCTGGGCTGAGGCGAGTTTCGGTTTGAATGGGGGCTTCGCCTTGGGCGGCCCAGACGGCCAGACCAATAACCGCTAAGGAGCATGCGAGTGCAATCGCCCAGTGCGTATTGCCGACCAGCAAAATAATCAGCTGAACGATGCCCAGTGCCGCACCTGCCCCCAAAATCGTGCGATTTCTACTCATCGTATTCTCCAAAACCCTAATTGGTATCTCTATTGATAGCAGAAGGGAGTTGGCTTCGCTGACTAAATCGGGCCATTTTTGCGCGATGCTTACGCCATATCGCAGCCTACGCAACGCACAAAAATAGCCCGCGATTGTTAGTCTTTTTTGCCCACAAGCCAGACGCCACTTAAGACAATGGCCGCGCCCATCCATTGCATGGCGCTAAGGTGCTCACCCAAAATACTGAGGCTAAAAATAATCGTTAATACCGGCCCAAAGCTGCCCACCAGTGCGGTGCGACTGCCGCCGATACGGTGCATCGCGGCATTGGTGGCGTAGACCGGTAAGATGGTTGAAAACACCGCCATCAGCACGGCGTAACCCCACACTGGCGCAGGCTGAGCCAAGAGTAGTGCCATCGGCCGAGTCGCGATGAAGTGTAAAAAGATGGCAAAGCTGGAAACGGTTAACGCCAACTCGGTAAAACGCATCGAACCTACTTCACGAATGACTTTGGGGCTCAAGGTCATATACAGCGCAAACGAGATCGTGCTCGCCACCACAAAGCCAATCC includes:
- a CDS encoding response regulator, translating into MAKTILIVDDSSSLRTVVSIALKNAGYDVIEACDGKDALSKCNGQKFNLIVSDVNMPNMDGITFVSQLKQLPAYKFTPVIMLTTEADDSKKAAGKAAGARAWVVKPFQPPILLDAIAKLVLP
- a CDS encoding methyl-accepting chemotaxis protein, which encodes MDGRGHCLKWRLACGQKRLTIAGYFCALRRLRYGVSIAQKWPDLVSEANSLLLSIEIPIRVLENTMSRNRTILGAGAALGIVQLIILLVGNTHWAIALACSLAVIGLAVWAAQGEAPIQTETRLSPEPNPLDEFAKRWQGLLVDVIPVWQRNLETSRQQTENAVGNLASRFSGINQQLNNAVRISSGGHGGQSEIQQIIANAKTELSAIIDSLNQALQGRETMINEIKGLASFTGELKQMATSVSAIANQTNLLALNAAIEAARAGESGRGFAVVADEVRKLSNLSGDTGKHITAKVELINQAMQNTLNMTSHLAQEENQIIHSAESVIQGVIANFHHAAAALNDNVAMLEAESRAVNHEVEDVLVNLQFQDRVSQIQGHVLANMHKLHEQLLQSDLNRAQFTLPDRSQWLSDLERTYTTLEQKALHHGQSASTGNTPAASVDFF